The Coffea arabica cultivar ET-39 chromosome 8e, Coffea Arabica ET-39 HiFi, whole genome shotgun sequence genome window below encodes:
- the LOC140012638 gene encoding uncharacterized protein — protein MSIAEYEVQFTKLSRFAPELIATEQRRVRRFVQGLNVELQEGLAAVRIDTFADAVERAQRVEVARAQVKSFQAKKRFAPSSSREPTFRNAPPAKVGRGISGMTNPGAPRGTLARGTGARNAGGRNNGARGESNGRGQSRNTSQGGRAIIPQVTCAYCKKPGHTMDGCWRNQGKCLKCGSNEHQISGCPKVQEGTTPNARPNTSGGSRPTVPARVYAMDDQPVPDSSDVVEGTLPIFHRLAKVLIDPGATHSFVNPTFMSGIDVKPVRLPIDLEVRTPMGNKKIITSLAYKNCEFWVRECKMLVDLISLDIKGYDVIIGMDFLSHCHAKIDCREKVVEFCIPGEATLRLDVKGRLASSAMISGIRARKCCLKERKRVFKKYLDQFVVVFIDDILIYSKTREEHVKHLEIILQILREHKLYAKFSKCEFWLDEISFLGHKVSKDGIAVDPAKVGAVMNWKQPETPTEVRSFLGLELKRRLTSAPVLVLPDGGEGYAVYSDASGEGLGCVLMQNDKVVAYASRRLKPHEQNYPTHDLELAAVIFSLKKWRHYLYGVTFEVYTDHKSLKYLFSQKELNLRQRRWVEFLEDYDCSINYHSGKANVVADALSRKAQIAGLMVKEWDMLEEVTSWNPRLEELKILFGNLSLKSPLLERIKEAQKTDPTIQKNLEKVQKGETLDFKLGPEGVLRFRDRIVIPADEEIRKEILEESHRSKYTIHLGVIKMYHDVKGLYWWEGLKKDVTDYQASIQMAPYEALYGRRYRFPIHWNEVGEKKVVDPTAILWIEEAQEKVKLIRERLQVAQSRQKSYADTRRKNLEFEIGDKVFLRVKPLKGGVISKKEKKLKPRYVGPFEILKRVGNVAYQLKLPASMAKVHDVFHVSILRKYYPDPSHVLQLEGIEVDERLTYEEGPVKILEREVKELRNKKIPLVKTLWRNHGLEEGTWELEEEMQNKYPDLFL, from the exons ATGAGTATCGCCGAATATGAAGTCCAGTTCACTAAGCTATCCCGCTTTGCACCTGAGTTGATAGCCACTGAGCAAAGGCGTGTCcggaggtttgtgcagggaCTAAATGTGGAATTACAGGAAGGTTTAGCCGCTGTTCGAATAGACACTTTTGCCGACGCTGTTGAGAGAGCTCAACGGGTTGAAGTAGCTAGAGCCCAAGTGAAATCTTTTCAGGCCAAAAAAAGATTTGCTCCTAGTAGTAGTCGGGAGCCGACTTTTCGAAATGCCCCACCGGCCAAAGTGGGCCGAGGAATCAGTGGAATGACTAATCCTGGAGCACCACGAGGCACTCTAGCAAGAGGAACCGGGGCAAGGAATGCAGGGGGAAGAAATAATGGAGCTAGAGGGGAATCGAATGGAAGGGGACAATCTAGGAATACCTCGCAAGGAGGTCGAGCAATAATTCCTCAAGTGACCTGTGCATATTGCAAGAAACCTGGCCATACTATGGATGGTTGCTGGAGAAATCAAGGAAAGTGCTTGAAGTGCGGAAGTAATGAGCACCAAATTTCTGGATGTCCAAAAGTGCAGGAAGGGACTACCCCGAACGCTAGACCAAACACTTCTGGAGGGAGCCGGCCGACAGTCCCTGCCCGAGTGTATGCTATGGATGATCAACCTGTACCTGATTCCTCAGATGTTGTGGAAGGTACTCTCCCCATTTTTCATCGATTAGCTAAAGTGTTAATTGACCCTGGTGCAACGCATTCATTTGTAAATCCGACATTTATGTCTGGAATTGATGTGAAACCCGTTAGATTACCCATTGACCTGGAAGTTAGGACGCCAATGGGTAACAAGAAGATAATCACTAGCTTAGCCTATAAGAATTGTGAATTTTGGGTTAGAGAGTGTAAAATGCTAGTGGATTTGATCAGTCTGGACATAAAAGGTTATGATGTGATCATAGGAATGGATTTCCTAAGTCACTGTCATGCTAAGATTGATTGCCGAGAAAAAGTGGTAGAATTTTGTATACCCGGAGAAGCAACCCTAAGGTTAGATGTTAAAGGTAGGTTAGCATCTTCTGCTATGATCTCAGGAATTCGGGCAAGAAAATGTTGTCTAAAGGAGCGCAAG agAGTCTTTAAGAAGTATCTGGATCAGTTTGTAGTGGTTTTCATCGATGATATCTTGATATACTCTAAGACTCGAGAGGAACATGTTAAGCACTTGGAGATAATTTTGCAGATATTAAGGGAGCATAAATTGTATGCCAAATTCagcaagtgcgagttttggctggaTGAAATATCTTTTCTAGGGCACAAGGTTTCCAAAGATGGAATTGCCGTGGATCCGGCAAAAGTTGGGGCCGTTATGAATTGGAAGCAGCCAGAAACTCCAACTGAagttagaagtttcttgggaTTA gagttaaagagaCGTTTAACATCCGCTCCTGTTTTGGTGTTACCTGACGGAGGAGAAGGTTATGCCGTGTACTCCGATGCTTCTGGAGAAGGTCtaggatgtgttttaatgcaaaatgataaagtggtTGCCTATGCCTCTAGGAGATTGAAGCCTCATGAACAAAACTACCCAACTCATGACCTAGAATTAGCGGCAGTGATTTTTTCgctaaagaaatggagacactacttgtACGGAGTGACTTTTGAAGTTTACACGGACCATAAGAGTCTCAAGTACCTGTTCTCCCAAAAGGAACTGAATCTGAGACAaaggcgatgggtagaatttttggaagattatgattgttcgATTAACTACCACTCAGGAAAAGCCAATGTGGTAGCTGACGCTCTAAGTAGAAAGGCCCAAATAGCAGGGTTAATGGTTAAAGAGTGGGACATGTTAGAAGAAGTTACTAGTTGGAACCCTCGCTTGGAAGAATTGAAGATATTATTTGGAAATCTGTCTTTGAAATCACCATTACTAGAGCGTATTAAGGAGGCCCAGAAAACGGACCCTACAATCCAGAAGAATTTggagaaagtgcaaaaaggggaaACCCTAGATTTCAAGTTAGGGCCTGAAGGAGTATTGAGGTTCCGAGATCGAATTGTGATTCCGGCAGATgaagaaataaggaaagagaTTTTAGAAGAATCACATCGATCGAAGTATACCATACATCTAGGAGTGATCAAGATGTATCACGATGTGAAGGGATTATACTGGTGGGAAGGTTTGAAAAAGGATGTGACAGA TTATCAGGCttcgattcaaatggcacccTATGAAGCTTTGTATGGGAGAAGATATCGATTTCCGATTCATTGGAATGAAGTAGGAGAGAAGAAAGTTGTAGATCCTACAGCTATACTATGGATAGAAGAAGCCCAGGAGAAAGTGAAACTAATTAGAGAAAGGCTTCAAGTTGcccagagtagacaaaagagctacgccgacacaaggagGAAAAATTTGGAATTCGAAATAGGAGACAAAGTTTTCCtaagagttaaacccttgaagggCGGAGTAATAtctaagaaagaaaagaagttaAAGCCAAGATATGTCGGGCCTTTCGAAATTTTgaagcgagttgggaatgtagcataTCAACTAAAGTTGCCCGCAAGCATGGCTAAGGTTCACGACGTATTTCACGTCTCCATACTTAGGAAATATTATCCCGACCCAAGCCATGTGCTGCAACTAGAaggaattgaagtggatgagAGGTTAACGTATGAAGAAGGGCCAgtcaagattttggaaagagaagtaaAGGAGCTAAGGAACAAGAAAATTCCTCTGGTAAAGACgttatggagaaatcatggactAGAGGAAGGGACTTGGGaattagaagaagaaatgcagaacAAGTACCCTGATTTATTTCTCTAG